The Ictalurus punctatus breed USDA103 chromosome 17, Coco_2.0, whole genome shotgun sequence sequence gtggagggatgaaataaaaatggaacttttcggcacgatggatcggCGGTTTGTCTGGAGGAAGGAGattgaagaaagaacactctgtccacagtcgagcatggtggtggctcggtgatgctctggggctgctttgcatcctctggcactagAAACCCGGAGcggattttccgcagatttggccatcacgtgacatcatcacagcgcgcattcagccaaagccctcttcgattcacgtgcatcatacatgagtacagctaaacggCCTCGTTCACCGACAAACATCGCTGTGAAAGACCGCGCAGAACAATTTCGTGCGACTGCAGTTGCCAATTctagtagttttctgcaaaaaaaaagcacaaaaaaactcaacaaaaaaaaaagcagcagtaaaatcaaacatttttggccacaacagtCACTAAAAAAACCTCCATGAACTCCTGTACGGACTGCACGGTAGTAAAAactcactgacactggagacgccttacataaatgttaaacatactcctgaagaaaaaaaacaaacttcaccgtatcaacaacTGTATGTTTTTCAATGTGAAATTAACGGCgtgttttaaaatctgtatatgaTAATTAGCTTAGGTCTAcgggctgttactatagaaacgccaACGTGTTAGAATTTGTGGCTTATTATTGGCTGGATATATCCTATGGCTGGAAATAccctcagagctgctgttctcgAAAATGAATCCACATCTTCTGAGTTCAACCGTGCTGtagtataaatacatttataattagACAACACTCTCTTGAATCCATTCACCATTTTGTCGTTCATACTCATATGGCTGATCGTCTTGATTCAGGGTCTTAAGACCGTCATCAGGACCCCTGGTTTGTTTAAGTTTGGAAAGCAAACTATGAGTTGTTCTTTTTcttgaaaatgaaatatttatttaccgTAAGCTGCATTTCCCAGCGAGGCTCTACGGTGACACAACATATCCTTATTACCAGAAACTGCACTAAACTTACATCCCAAACCTCACTTGGCAGCTCCATGTGTTTGCTtaaaacctacacacacacacacgctgaccCAGATCACAACCACAAtgatttgcatatttgtgtgtgatgtttctTAGAAGCGTGTTTCGTTTCCACGATACCGATCTGggaactccatccatccatccatccatattctatagcgctttatccttttcagggtcacggggaacctggagcctatcccagggagcgtcGGGCACGAGGcgtggtacaccctggacagggtgccaatccatcgcagggcacaatcacacacactcacacacccgttcatacactacggacactttagacacgccgatcagcctaccgtgcatgtgtttggactgggggaggaaaccggagtacccggaggaaacctgcgcagcacggggagaacatgcaaactcctcacacacacacagggccacggtgcgaatcgaacccccgaccgtgggcgaacgtgctgaccactaagccaccgtgcgacGATCTGTGAACTCGTATACCTTCTATTATTTATTCGGCTTATTATATACCTGAGTGAGTTTGTCTTTAAAACGTATCGCTTAAACATCATTACAACATTTCAGCATCGATGGGAGGAACGTGTTCTGAGATCGTTTTGTTTTGGCAGGAACAGACtttttgacattatttatttatttttttattttatttacggTGTTATTTTGCCCGTCCTCATTAATTGTTCACGTTTCTATCCAGGTCTTGTGTCAGTCAACATTCGACTCGTACGACACGAGTCAGCTTGTCTACATGacaatatactatacataataactcaaaaacacCGTGACCATGTCTAAATTTCACATCTCTAAGAgttataaaatacatttgtcTTTTGGATCAAACACAATAATATGGAGCTGTTTCCTGTGGGATCCTGTGGGATTTGTCATGTGTCATTAGTCTGGTCTGGCCACCTTGACTCAGGCTTTTAAGGGGAGAAATAACACTTCAGCTAAAGCTTAATAAGGAAATGGGAATTTCCCAAGAAGAAACTGGGAAGACAAGTCAGTGACAGCATGATAAAAACCCTTTtagtgttgttttatttatatccaggtggaattttttatttttttttatctcttgtCCTACATTTTCAACACAACCAGAGAGATAAACATAAAGAAAATATAAGGTAGTGCCATGGATTCCAGCAGCAGCTTTCCTTGCTGATGAGACATTTCGTACTAAGCAGAAGTTTCAAAACAGGAACCTTTCCAACAGGAAGTGTTTCTATTCCGTGAAGGATTTAATGTAGACGTTAGATGTAGCCTGTGTAGACACTTCAGCTTTTAATATTTCGTTGGATTCGGTAAGATTGGATTCTAAGCCCGCTGTAGaatcagatttctgttcttgtctgacaggagtggaacccgatgtcaTCTGCTACTGCGAGACAaggtaatgataatgataatgagtctttattggtcacatactCAGTagagcacaatgaaattcttttcttcacatacagcctgtcaggaagttggggtcagagcgcagggtctgCCATGATACTGGAGCAGagaagggttaagggccttgctcaagggcccaacagtggcagcttggcagtgctggggctgaTACGGTAAAACCGACGACATTGTTAACTGTGTTTAAAACTGCTTCAGAAGCCTTGGAAGCTGAAGCTCGCGATTATGTTAAGGGGCATTACATTTTTGACACACACTTGAGATTTTTGTCCCAGTCACAGCGCaatgggtcagctggccaatcagagcgctCGGGGCTTTTCAGAAGGCggggctttggagaaaccgGAAATATATCAAACtgtgaacattaaagcatgctAACCTAatctattacacccaataaacaaaaatagCATGATATGAGCCCTTTAATATAGAAAATACTAAACTGTAGTCATATCATTTTCGTAAGTATGTCAATTTTAGAGATTTGAGGTATGACATGGCGGCTGTGGATCatgtggtagagcgggttgtccactaatcgtagggttggcggttcggttcccagcccatgtgactccacaaaCCAAAGTGTccctgggcaagacactgaactccaagttgctcctgatgacaagttagcgccttgcatggcagctctgctgccattggtgtgtgtgaatgggtgaatgagacacactgtaaagtgctgaggaactgctaaggttaaaaaagcgctacaTAAGTGCATACCATTTACCATGACTGACTAAAATACCATTTGCTAACTGGCTGACATCCATCATTTAAAGTAATGTAAGTAGCTAATGTAATGCACCAACTGAAAATATAAACAACATTTACACTCAACACAACCTGTTTTCTGAGAAGAAAATAGCTGCCATCCACCTAGCTCTGACACCTGCAGTAGGTTCCGTATCTGAATGGAGAATTACGCACTTAACGCGCTTAAAAAGCCATACAAGATATATACAGTAGACTTGCACTGGGTTATCCGGTCCTTTCCAATATGGCGGACGTGTCGACGCATCACTTTAGTGAGCAACCCAGCTAATATGACGTctagtgtttgtttgttaataatACGAATGGCCGTTAGGTGTCAGTAGGTGTCACTGTTTCACACACGAAGAAAACATCTTCTTCCGGTGCGCCGATTGTTTCATTTCACCAACCGTCGCTTCCgacagtttactgtttattccTCTTTTTCACCGAACGTAAATGATGGACTTTCTATTTTTTTAGGTAAATATTACACTTAAATACCTACAACCAGGTCGTTTATTATCAGAGATAACTTCACAGAGCGGTGGAGTTTAGCTAGGCTTGTAAACACTTTAGGGCTGAATCCTAAATAGTCTCTTATGGGATATCAAGTGCACTACGGCGCGCGCGGAATCCATTATTTCACACCCTATGTAGTCCACTCAGGTAGGGAGTAAGGGGCGGTTTGGGATTCAACCATGTCCCGACGGCGTGAACATGTCCTGTATGAGTTTAATAACTAATAGACAATAATTAACAGGTTGTGActctcattttaatttaaataaagaagctTATCTGTAACTATCATTAGctgtttgtttaaacatttcattaaagtttaaaataaagtttaagtTGGTCGCTGCTCAAATCGAATCTtatgtatatcttttatattgtgtgtgtgtgtgtgtgtgtgtgtgtgtgtgtgtgtgtgtataatatacacacacaaaatattatatatacataatgttttCCCCAGAGATTTAACTCCCcctcccttttttaaaaaaaattatcattattgttaacTTTTAACTTCCTGATTCAtgtaaaggagtgtgtgtgtttttttttttcgggtgGGGGGGGTTTGGGTGTGTATTtgggtgtgtgtatttgtgtttgggtgtgtgtgtgtgtgtgtcaggtgtcATTAATTCAGCAAGCACGAATACTGACTGCGTTAGTGCTGATCACAGGGTAACGTGTATTAAGTGTATCAGTGGATTTACAGCAAACCTCACACACTTGTATACGCACGTTTGTCTCAGGCATGTCTCAGGAAATGTTCCGATTCTTTCCAGATGCCTAATGTGACTCCACCTGGATCTTCTCCTCCACCTGTGAGTGGAAGTGTCGAAGATCCACAGCAGCTCGACCGAGCCGAAACGTTGAGCTACAGCCGGACATTTCCAGAGTCCGCTCCTGTTCCCGGACTTCCTGAACAGCGGGAAGGCGTGTTGGAACGGCCGGAGGTGGTGGAGGTGAATCACGGGTCGGAGCGGCTTAATAAAGGTGAGGAGAAAACCTCTGGAGATGACGAGCGAGCGTGCAGTCAGGCGAGGAACAGAGATGAGGTCATTAAAGAGATCGGCACCAGCAGCGCCGCTTTCATCGGTCCGACGTGTCGACCGCAGTCTGCGATCGAGGACGAGCTGAGTGAGTTTTATAAAGAGCTCGAGCAAATCGACCAGCGAGACGCTGTAGATGGGAGTAGTGAGCGAGCGTCTCAGTTCTGCACTCCAGCCGTAAAAGATAAGGGGAGTGACCAGAGATACAGGTCTTTTCCAGCCACACGGCCACGGACAGACTACAGGAACACGCCACAATGGAGACCTCAGTCTTATGACGTGACCTGCGATTGGTCAAACTCACACAGATATCCAAATCAGTGGCATCTTCCTCCACCGAACTTCTACTTCTATCCACCAAATCCCACGCCCCCGCTGTACTCGCAGCCTCAAACACACCAGTACTTCTGGCTCGGTCCCGACGTCAGACTCGCTTCGTCTCACAGCCCCGCTCCGTATGAAGTGTTCAAACTGTGGCGGTATGAGGAGCAGAATTATCAGGACGTGAACCAACACGAGCGTAGCGAAGGTCCGTCTttggtgttgattttgatgagaGGAGTCCCAGGTTCCGGGAAATCCACTCTAGCCAGGTGAGTTTTGTACGTGCGGgcgaataaaaaaaacactattgcGCAAGAAAAAATCTCGAATGGTGTCCAGGGTTTATTTAGCTGAATATTCGGTTACCGggttcctacattacccacaatgccatagTGGGATATCTGCTGCGTTCGACTAAAGCGGTAACTCGTAAATTTCCGAACTCGGGTTAGGAAAACACTCCCTCGGCTAGGAATTCCTACTGGTTTCCTCAGCCCTGAGTTTAGCGAGTAACGttaaatcaacatggccgctcgtAGCATCCACAgtaaacacttttttaaaatgattctttATTAAATGGATCATACcgtatatacaaatatttgatGTAGATTAATCGAGATATAGACGTATTAGCTTGTCAGATCTGCAACGCTGACTATACAGTTTCGAGGAGGTAAATTTAGTCCTTTAGACTGTCCGATATCTGTATATCTACTGTAACATCACAGGAGCTCGTGTATTTCTCAGGCACATATCGACCAGCGGTCCGAGCGGACTGATCCTCAG is a genomic window containing:
- the n4bp2l2 gene encoding NEDD4-binding protein 2-like 2 — its product is MPNVTPPGSSPPPVSGSVEDPQQLDRAETLSYSRTFPESAPVPGLPEQREGVLERPEVVEVNHGSERLNKGEEKTSGDDERACSQARNRDEVIKEIGTSSAAFIGPTCRPQSAIEDELSEFYKELEQIDQRDAVDGSSERASQFCTPAVKDKGSDQRYRSFPATRPRTDYRNTPQWRPQSYDVTCDWSNSHRYPNQWHLPPPNFYFYPPNPTPPLYSQPQTHQYFWLGPDVRLASSHSPAPYEVFKLWRYEEQNYQDVNQHERSEGPSLVLILMRGVPGSGKSTLARHISTSGPSGLILSTDDYFHQKDGYHFEPTLLGAAHDWNQSRAKKAMLDGRTPVIIDNTNVQAWEMKPYVAVALETGYRVEFVEPDTSWKRDPVELEKRNHHGVSRETIANMLDRFELPVSVDIVMNSCEPSHKRKENHSRPYR